A genomic region of Bubalus kerabau isolate K-KA32 ecotype Philippines breed swamp buffalo chromosome 10, PCC_UOA_SB_1v2, whole genome shotgun sequence contains the following coding sequences:
- the TINF2 gene encoding TERF1-interacting nuclear factor 2 isoform X4 yields MATPPGAGPAALRFVAAASWQVIRGRCVEHFPRVVEFLRYLRAAAPGLVRYRHHERLCMGLKAKTKQDLRKISEAQETFCQQVKQLAEAPVDLASKLQELEQEYGETFMAAMEKLFFEYLCQLEKALPTLQAQQLQDVLSWMQPGVSITSSFVLSQYGVDMGWPLPECSATDSVNTTEPSEQSPPQQPRPALHDPLPKASPSPLLPQGPASRKHPEPLTGHHFNLAPLGRRRIQPQWAPTSRGHKERPTVMLLPFRDVGSPAQVTSKPGKSKDGTHTADAAGAVGTRAPSTGKSRSPSKTLGGRALKETPTDSSASEQKENCHMEPLRLSLSPPRKSVCPPSLNSSDITIGDLVLDSDEEEDGQRERRESLENYQKTKFDTLIPTFCEYLPSSGPSTVSIPFPDSTDSSRLL; encoded by the exons ATGGCCACACCCCCGGGGGCCGGTCCCGCTGCTCTTCGCTTTGTAGCTGCTGCCAGCTGGCAAGTCATTCGCGGACGCTGCGTGGAGCATTTTCCCCGAGTAGTGGAGTTTCTGCGATACCTGCGCGCTGCTGCCCCTGGCTTGGTTCGCTACCGGCATCATGAACGCCTGTGTATGGGCCTAAAGGCCAAG ACAAAGCAGGATCTGAGGAAGATATCGGAGGCTCAGGAAACCTTTTGCCAGCAGGTGAAGCAGCTGGCAGAAGCCCCTGTTGATTTGGCTTCGAAGCTGCAG GAACTTGAACAAGAGTATGGGGAAACTTTTATGGCAGCCATGGAAAAGCtgttttttgaatatttgtgTCAGCTGGAAAAAGCACTGCCTACGCTGCAGGCACAGCAG CTTCAGGATGTGCTGAGCTGGATGCAGCCTGGAGTTTCTATTACTTCTTCTTTTGTCTTGAGCCAATATGGCGTGGACATGGGGTGGCCACTTCCAG agTGCTCTGCTACTGATTCAGTGAACACGACAGAGCCCTCAGAGCAGAGTCCTCCTCAGCAACCAAGACCAGCACTCCACGACCCTCTGCCAAAAGCCTCTCCTAGCCCACTGCTTCCTCAGGGACCAGCCTCGAGGAAGCATCCGGAACCTCTGACAGGCCACCATTTCAATCTGGCCCCTCTAGGCCGGCGAAGAATCCAGCCCCAGTGGGCACCCACTAGCAGAGGCCATAAGGAGCGCCCCACAGTCATGCTGCTCCCCTTCAGGGACGTGGGTTCACCAGCCCAGGTCACATCTAAGCCTGGGAAGAGTAAAGATGGCACACATACAGCAGATGCAGCCGGTGCTGTGGGCACCAGAGCACCCTCGACTGGGAAGTCTAGGAGTCCATCCAAGACCCTGGGAGGAAGAGCTCTGAAGGAGACTCCAACTGACTCATCTGCCTCAGAGCAAAAGGA GAACTGCCACATGGAACCACTAAGACTGTCATTATCACCTCCTAGGAAGTCAG TGTGTCCTCCGTCTCTGAACAGCTCTGACATCACCATAGGGGACCTGGTTTTGGACTCTGATGAGGAAGAAGATGGCCAGAGGGAAAGAAGG GAATCTCTGGAAAACTATCAGAAGACAAAGTTTGACACCCTGATCCCCACCTTCTGTGAATACCTACCCTCTTCTGGCCCCAGCACTGTGTCTATCCCTTTCCCTGACTCTACAGACAGTTCTAGACTCCTGTGA
- the TGM1 gene encoding protein-glutamine gamma-glutamyltransferase K — translation MTSPTPSSGGPRSDVGRWGGNPWQPPTTPSPEPEPEPDRRSRRGGRSFWARCCGCCSSRNTEDDDWGPERHGDRGGRGSGSRNRRPDSRGSDSRQPGSRDSRQPGSRDSRQPGSRDSRRPGSRSSAVNAAGDGTIREGMLVVTGVDLLSSRSDQNRREHHTDEFEYDELILRRGQPFQMVLFLSRPYESSDHVTLELCIGNNPEVGKGTHVIIPVGKGGSGGWKAQVTKSSGQNLNLRVHTSPNAIIGKFQFTIRTRCGAGEFQLPFDPRNEIYILFNPWCPEDIVYVDHEDWRQEYVLNESGRIYYGTEAQIGERTWNYGQFDHGVLDACLYILDRRGMPYAGRGDPISVSRVISAMVNSLDDNGVLIGNWSGDYSRGTNPSAWVGSVEILLSYLRTGSSVPFGQCWVFAGVTTTVLRCLGLATRTVTNFNSAHDTDTSLTMDIYFDENMKPLEHLNHDSVWNFHVWNDCWMKRPDLPSGFDGWQVVDATPQETSSGIFCCGPCSVQSIKNGLVYMKYDTPFIFAEVNSDKVYWQRQDDGSFKIVYVEEKAIGSLIITKAIGSNMREDITHTYKHPEGSEAERKAVETAAAHGSKPNVYATRDSAEDVAVQVEAQDAVMGQDLMVCVVLTNRGSSLRTVKLHLYLSVTFYTGVTGSVFKESKKEVVLAPGASERVTMPVAYKEYRVHLVDQGAMLLNVSGHVKENGQVLAKQHTFRLRTPDLSLTLLGAAVVGQECEVQIVFKNPLPVTLTNVVFRLEGSGLQRPKILNVGDIGGNETVTLRQTFVPVRPGPRQLIASLDSPQLSQVHGVIQVDVAPASGGGAFSDIRGSGRSGETIPMASRGGA, via the exons ATGACGTCGCCAACACCTTCATCAG GCGGTCCTCGCTCGGATGTCGGCCGCTGGGGCGGAAACCCCTGGCAGCCCCCCACCACACCTTCTCCAGAGCCAGAACCAGAGCCAGACAGACGTTCTCGCCGCGGGGGCCGTTCCTTCTGGGCTcgctgctgtggctgctgctctAGCCGGAACACAGAAGACGATGACTGGGGGCCTGAGCGCCATGGAGACCGGGGAGGTCGAGGATCTGGCTCCAGGAATCGAAGACCCGACTCCCGGGGCTCAGACTCCCGCCAACCTGGCTCCCGGGACTCCCGCCAACCTGGCTCCCGGGACTCCCGCCAGCCTGGCTCCCGGGACTCCCGCCGGCCTGGCTCCCGGAGCAGCGCTGTGAACGCAGCTGGAGATGGCACCATCCGAG AGGGAATGCTGGTGGTGACTGGTGTGGATCTGCTGAGTTCACGCTCAGACCAGAACCGCCGAGAGCACCACACGGACGAGTTCGAGTACGATGAGCTGATTCTCCGCCGTGGGCAGCCTTTCCAAATGGTCCTCTTCCTGTCTCGTCCCTATGAGTCCTCTGATCATGTCACCCTGGAGCTGTGCATCG GAAATAATCCCGAGGTGGGCAAGGGCACCCATGTGATCATCCCGGTGGGCAAGGGGGGCAGTGGAGGCTGGAAGGCCCAGGTGACCAAGTCCAGTGGGCAGAATCTGAACCTACGGGTCCACACCTCCCCCAACGCCATCATCGGCAAGTTCCAGTTCACCATCCGCACACGCTGTGGAGCTGGAGAGTTCCAATTGCCCTTTGACCCCCGCAATGAGATCTACATCCTCTTCAATCCCTGGTGCCCAG AGGACATCGTGTATGTGGACCATGAGGACTGGCGGCAGGAGTACGTGCTTAATGAGTCTGGGCGAATTTACTATGGGACAGAAGCGCAGATTGGCGAGCGGACCTGGAACTACGGCCAG TTTGACCACGGGGTGCTGGACGCCTGCCTGTACATCCTGGACCGGCGGGGCATGCCCTATGCAGGCCGCGGGGACCCCATCAGTGTCTCCCGGGTCATCTCTGCCATG GTGAACTCCTTGGATGACAATGGGGTCCTGATTGGGAACTGGTCTGGAGATTATTCCCGAGGCACCAACCCCTCAGCATGGGTGGGCAGCGTGGAGATCCTCCTCAGCTACCTCCGCACCGGCAGCTCTGTGCCCTTCGGCCAGTGCTGGGTCTTCGCAGGCGTGACCACCACAG TGCTGCGCTGCCTGGGCCTGGCCACCCGTACTGTCACCAACTTCAACTCCGCGCACGACACAGACACTTCCCTCACCATGGACATATACTTTGATGAGAACATGAAGCCCCTGGAGCACCTGAACCATGATTCTGTCTG GAACTTCCACGTGTGGAACGACTGTTGGATGAAGAGGCCAGATCTGCCCTCAGGCTTCGATGGATGGCAGGTTGTGGACGCCACACCCCAGGAAACCAGCAGTG GCATCTTCTGCTGTGGGCCCTGCTCTGTGCAGTCCATCAAGAATGGCTTGGTCTACATGAAGTATGACACACCCTTCATTTTTGCAGAG GTGAACAGTGACAAAGTTTACTGGCAGCGACAGGATGACGGCAGCTTCAAGATCGTGTATGTGGAGGAGAAGGCCATCGGCTCACTCATCATTACGAAGGCCATCGGCTCCAACATGCGGGAAGACATCACGCACACCTATAAGCACCCAGAAG GCTCAGAAGCAGAGCGGAAGGCAGTGGAGACCGCGGCCGCCCATGGCAGCAAACCCAACGTGTACGCCACGCGGGACTCCGCAGAGGATGTGGCCGTGCAGGTGGAGGCACAGGACGCAGTGATGGGGCAGGACCTGATGGTCTGCGTGGTGCTGACCAACCGTGGCAGCAGCCTCCGCACCGTGAAGCTGCACCTCTACCTCTCTGTCACCTTCTACACGGGCGTCACGGGATCTGTCTTCAAGGAGAGCAAGAAGGAGGTGGTGCTGGCGCCGGGGGCCT CGGAGCGCGTGACCATGCCCGTGGCCTACAAGGAATACCGCGTCCACCTCGTAGACCAGGGGGCCATGCTGCTCAACGTCTCAGGCCACGTGAAGGAGAACGGGCAGGTGCTGGCCAAGCAGCACACCTTCCGTCTGCGTACCCCAGACCTCAGTCTCACG ttACTGGGAGCAGCCGTGGTTGGCCAGGAGTGCGAAGTACAGATTGTCTTCAAGAACCCGCTGCCTGTCACCCTCACCAACGTCGTCTTCCGGCTCGAGGGCTCCGGGTTGCAGAGGCCCAAGATCCTCAATGTTGG GGACATTGGGGGCAACGAGACAGTGACCCTGCGCCAGACGTTTGTGCCTGTGAGACCAGGCCCCCGCCAGCTCATTGCCAGCTTGGATAGCCCACAGCTCTCCCAGGTGCACGGGGTCATCCAGGTGGACGTAGCCCCGGCCAGCGGAGGCGGGGCCTTCTCAGACATTAGAGGCAGCGGTCGCTCAGGGGAGACCATCCCCATGGCCTCTCGAGGTGGGGCTTAG
- the TINF2 gene encoding TERF1-interacting nuclear factor 2 isoform X2, translating to MATPPGAGPAALRFVAAASWQVIRGRCVEHFPRVVEFLRYLRAAAPGLVRYRHHERLCMGLKAKLVVELILQGRPWAQVLNALHHHFPESGPVVRDPKITKQDLRKISEAQETFCQQVKQLAEAPVDLASKLQELEQEYGETFMAAMEKLFFEYLCQLEKALPTLQAQQLQDVLSWMQPGVSITSSFVLSQYGVDMGWPLPECSATDSVNTTEPSEQSPPQQPRPALHDPLPKASPSPLLPQGPASRKHPEPLTGHHFNLAPLGRRRIQPQWAPTSRGHKERPTVMLLPFRDVGSPAQVTSKPGKSKDGTHTADAAGAVGTRAPSTGKSRSPSKTLGGRALKETPTDSSASEQKENCHMEPLRLSLSPPRKSVCPPSLNSSDITIGDLVLDSDEEEDGQRERRESLENYQKTKFDTLIPTFCEYLPSSGPSTVSIPFPDSTDSSRLL from the exons ATGGCCACACCCCCGGGGGCCGGTCCCGCTGCTCTTCGCTTTGTAGCTGCTGCCAGCTGGCAAGTCATTCGCGGACGCTGCGTGGAGCATTTTCCCCGAGTAGTGGAGTTTCTGCGATACCTGCGCGCTGCTGCCCCTGGCTTGGTTCGCTACCGGCATCATGAACGCCTGTGTATGGGCCTAAAGGCCAAG TTGGTGGTGGAGCTCATCCTGCAGGGCCGGCCTTGGGCCCAGGTTCTAAATGCCCTACATCACCACTTCCCAGAGTCTGGACCTGTAGTGCGGGACCCCAAAATC ACAAAGCAGGATCTGAGGAAGATATCGGAGGCTCAGGAAACCTTTTGCCAGCAGGTGAAGCAGCTGGCAGAAGCCCCTGTTGATTTGGCTTCGAAGCTGCAG GAACTTGAACAAGAGTATGGGGAAACTTTTATGGCAGCCATGGAAAAGCtgttttttgaatatttgtgTCAGCTGGAAAAAGCACTGCCTACGCTGCAGGCACAGCAG CTTCAGGATGTGCTGAGCTGGATGCAGCCTGGAGTTTCTATTACTTCTTCTTTTGTCTTGAGCCAATATGGCGTGGACATGGGGTGGCCACTTCCAG agTGCTCTGCTACTGATTCAGTGAACACGACAGAGCCCTCAGAGCAGAGTCCTCCTCAGCAACCAAGACCAGCACTCCACGACCCTCTGCCAAAAGCCTCTCCTAGCCCACTGCTTCCTCAGGGACCAGCCTCGAGGAAGCATCCGGAACCTCTGACAGGCCACCATTTCAATCTGGCCCCTCTAGGCCGGCGAAGAATCCAGCCCCAGTGGGCACCCACTAGCAGAGGCCATAAGGAGCGCCCCACAGTCATGCTGCTCCCCTTCAGGGACGTGGGTTCACCAGCCCAGGTCACATCTAAGCCTGGGAAGAGTAAAGATGGCACACATACAGCAGATGCAGCCGGTGCTGTGGGCACCAGAGCACCCTCGACTGGGAAGTCTAGGAGTCCATCCAAGACCCTGGGAGGAAGAGCTCTGAAGGAGACTCCAACTGACTCATCTGCCTCAGAGCAAAAGGA GAACTGCCACATGGAACCACTAAGACTGTCATTATCACCTCCTAGGAAGTCAG TGTGTCCTCCGTCTCTGAACAGCTCTGACATCACCATAGGGGACCTGGTTTTGGACTCTGATGAGGAAGAAGATGGCCAGAGGGAAAGAAGG GAATCTCTGGAAAACTATCAGAAGACAAAGTTTGACACCCTGATCCCCACCTTCTGTGAATACCTACCCTCTTCTGGCCCCAGCACTGTGTCTATCCCTTTCCCTGACTCTACAGACAGTTCTAGACTCCTGTGA